A stretch of the Pseudomonas sp. ACM7 genome encodes the following:
- a CDS encoding TcdA/TcdB pore-forming domain-containing protein: MKSTPTGTLNQTDTFSTPFDRRELEFALSGFKEMPEHAAALRYFDGATEASSLDAQLTPISLLKETLESINPKGSSATLQKVRDKLTNYLLRLSTTVELLNTAKPVPKKLHFVWVGGGMGAIQGDYINVWRQMLAPQGYSLNLWYDSDALLAHETNRIIVESAKALGTISAPQGAVDTPAALARRYIERTRVLRQQMFEHIQTVTQAGGSADQARIDLLVSAYGQDEGALKALKARNLQSLQHVEVAHRDIHVELIDQPLFDIYEREISFRTNLAAASDITRLQVLNVESGTYLDADLLPSLHKVLGGVDLAAFSAEERIGVMQVLFDHNPTILPNRGQAYADFRPKVPEQHREAITAFAKSMPSLSDIFAPFNDVMVASNGLRVGNKNTPDSMTNQIKTPFNGLSNALLSGHAGSAQLAAVMEKIRSNYQFLDRVVAQALSSNVSLQDRQAFPDLIIRELEKQHGPISSWKANLQSLNSFLQAINDYDADGIKFGAQSAIAMSGPTAVSSGLGDFVEDHAVLESRQLISDKVDLFDGFNLATEEETHHSWKDNARTEAAWFELETTKAGQGGYKAHFKGNITELLKGQLMTFEKGWPVIEGRPVLQTDILQQWVDDLGGPFIRAMNEKLSGDLSFDRPWSLSFDERQRILAQARVELPVSHGFEPIGNLNEMIVRIGHGSLPLDQLSPVHRVLLGGLFGAQTLDNAGFDDAWQHTRTLAQSTADLGFAQRYMAIEQALLARRHPAFEAGFAAAQATVEPSKNSAQVLKALAFEKPLTLRQWGEHIARIRFQAQYELRHHIFQRSATVLETFIAQGASTGRLMPQGLLVRGEGDPGRRCYPLVLAMAAAIEKGPSAVDALSGRLANANLAPDANETHAFLRALDELRTVPMAQSGTLSGASGLDQVMQTLEARTSTSTLMLNTESHSMLVAKIVDGESIAYRFYDPNFGVFGFDQAQDLHRALEQFLSIPELAKLYEISHLTEATFNLVDLNGPRIADLALPSQINVSGLLSHDPISTGVTVAPWEHHAALRARSLAENARLGRGLNELDARHWAQQIQHSADRLHAESNLGRDFVPVFDSVREVSGGHYEISLVNLKDPTLTVRVSSTDGVLSRIRSYLTETFQTLSVKPSIPGKVDPTDVSAVHTLNAAFTVQALLVALQSHEQISDINEDRSLTTAVRMHGYLSYAQLAHGNLLDIVDLVKLFRVALNDAPLVARTTSSVVVNALGHIARDGLATVMQLATLGFDIYLLANAKDDLQQAQYGTQLAFDSAGLALSVAGIGAGLAGASTAAAFLGGAGVILGGLAIGVSALVEGFNGTLERGRRIGQYLNRVDKAYRSGGHSIREGVFYPNPYALIREIDLRNQRLTFGSQEILSANTSALHPPNHNLDRSKAINIRQHLELPEHAAIGDLTTFQAIVLPCVANTWFGFDYSALPFSTTRSEHFETALKLEYDAAGNRQFWFTFYKFPSEYIMRDLNPIEGETTISVLLDQEPRSLLVPELPKMLHGKLSYRIEGVGGHCALTLTPGVRSVNLSLAQKARPMAWTLRALWLSEEDIVVGEGLLKVGAVDVHVMGTPELVIQTSHHSFRVDWAKQQLLLEELESDPTVDTANIQARVRKLARANRLASPFTAVQNFPVPFADPQEPQLTTAFYEQARDRFIYARDLPSALANQARLGAVMGGQAYFYCSREALIWRSDVVTGRVNRFYRLMEPVPGSSISVFQVLGQGVIRIVQQVTQRTGREAEVVYLLGEDEVLLLAIAGHLTDRQQDLLLKSAMPGWSNFLWDYELLVKDSKLWPLTQVKVVDYQPAAFVSITPLTQGRKDPVSTWVRAADGLVIRPNVPQVEGSGGAVSPMLLTPATSTGDTVLFFDKRNRTLYRQKIGMTVTGVDAQAEPIGPWNVIEIIANEKRYVALTRDGLYFDINEQGQSQLAGVNEDWL, from the coding sequence ATGAAAAGTACACCTACCGGAACACTGAATCAGACTGACACTTTTTCCACGCCGTTTGATCGCCGCGAGTTGGAGTTTGCGTTGAGCGGCTTCAAAGAAATGCCGGAGCACGCAGCGGCCTTGCGTTACTTCGATGGTGCTACCGAAGCGTCGAGTCTGGACGCCCAACTGACGCCGATAAGTCTGTTGAAGGAAACGCTCGAATCAATAAACCCGAAAGGTTCGTCTGCCACACTGCAAAAAGTTCGGGATAAATTGACGAACTATTTACTGCGTTTGAGTACAACGGTCGAACTGCTGAATACTGCCAAACCCGTCCCCAAGAAGTTGCACTTCGTCTGGGTGGGCGGCGGCATGGGCGCTATTCAGGGAGACTACATCAATGTCTGGCGGCAAATGCTTGCCCCGCAGGGTTACAGCCTCAACCTGTGGTATGACAGCGATGCTTTGCTGGCCCATGAGACCAATCGCATTATCGTCGAGTCAGCCAAGGCGCTGGGGACGATTTCTGCGCCACAAGGCGCCGTCGATACGCCTGCTGCGCTGGCCCGTCGTTACATCGAGCGAACTCGAGTGTTGCGACAGCAGATGTTCGAGCATATCCAGACTGTCACCCAGGCGGGCGGGAGTGCCGATCAGGCGCGGATCGATCTTTTAGTCAGTGCCTATGGCCAGGATGAAGGTGCGCTCAAGGCGCTCAAGGCCCGCAATCTTCAATCTCTGCAACACGTGGAAGTTGCCCATCGAGACATTCACGTAGAGCTTATCGATCAACCGTTGTTCGATATTTATGAACGCGAAATTTCGTTTCGCACCAACCTGGCGGCTGCATCCGATATCACACGTTTACAGGTTCTGAACGTCGAGAGTGGAACCTATCTTGATGCTGATTTGCTGCCGTCTCTGCATAAAGTGCTCGGTGGTGTGGATCTCGCCGCCTTCAGTGCCGAAGAACGTATAGGTGTGATGCAGGTATTGTTCGATCACAACCCGACAATACTTCCGAATCGGGGGCAGGCCTATGCGGATTTTCGCCCCAAGGTGCCTGAACAACACAGAGAGGCGATAACAGCATTTGCCAAAAGCATGCCGTCCCTCAGCGATATTTTTGCCCCGTTCAATGACGTCATGGTTGCGTCGAACGGTCTGCGTGTCGGTAATAAAAACACGCCTGATTCGATGACGAATCAAATCAAGACGCCATTCAACGGATTATCCAATGCCCTGTTGAGTGGTCATGCGGGTTCTGCGCAACTCGCCGCCGTTATGGAAAAAATTCGCAGCAACTATCAGTTCCTGGACCGGGTCGTTGCGCAGGCGTTGAGCAGCAATGTATCGCTTCAGGATCGCCAGGCATTTCCCGATCTGATTATCCGGGAGCTGGAGAAACAACACGGTCCGATTTCAAGCTGGAAGGCGAATCTGCAAAGCCTCAACAGTTTTTTGCAGGCGATCAATGACTATGATGCCGATGGCATCAAATTCGGTGCCCAATCGGCCATTGCGATGAGCGGGCCGACGGCGGTATCCAGCGGTTTGGGTGACTTTGTCGAAGACCATGCGGTGCTTGAAAGCCGCCAACTGATCAGCGACAAGGTTGACCTGTTCGACGGCTTTAACCTCGCCACCGAAGAAGAAACCCATCACAGCTGGAAAGACAATGCCAGGACTGAGGCGGCCTGGTTCGAGCTTGAAACAACAAAAGCGGGCCAGGGCGGCTATAAGGCCCATTTCAAAGGCAACATCACTGAGCTGCTTAAAGGTCAGCTTATGACGTTTGAAAAGGGTTGGCCTGTGATTGAAGGCCGCCCGGTTTTACAGACCGACATCTTGCAGCAATGGGTGGATGACCTGGGAGGCCCCTTCATCAGGGCCATGAACGAAAAACTCAGTGGCGACCTGAGCTTCGATAGGCCTTGGTCCCTGAGCTTCGATGAGCGTCAGCGGATCCTGGCGCAAGCCCGTGTCGAACTTCCGGTCTCGCACGGTTTTGAGCCGATCGGTAACTTGAATGAAATGATTGTCCGTATTGGCCACGGCTCTCTGCCGCTTGATCAACTGAGCCCGGTGCATCGAGTACTACTCGGTGGGCTGTTCGGCGCGCAGACGCTGGATAATGCCGGGTTCGACGATGCCTGGCAGCACACCCGAACCCTCGCGCAGAGCACCGCCGACCTGGGTTTCGCCCAGCGTTATATGGCCATCGAGCAGGCCTTGCTCGCACGCAGGCATCCTGCATTCGAAGCCGGGTTTGCAGCTGCCCAGGCAACGGTTGAGCCATCGAAGAACAGCGCTCAGGTGCTCAAGGCCCTTGCGTTCGAGAAGCCGTTGACGTTGCGCCAATGGGGCGAGCACATAGCCCGCATCAGGTTTCAGGCCCAATACGAGCTGCGTCACCACATCTTTCAGCGCAGCGCCACGGTGCTGGAAACCTTCATCGCGCAAGGTGCTTCGACGGGGAGGTTGATGCCTCAAGGATTACTGGTCAGGGGTGAAGGCGATCCCGGAAGACGCTGTTATCCACTGGTGTTGGCTATGGCGGCAGCTATCGAAAAAGGACCCTCGGCCGTGGACGCTTTGAGCGGCCGGTTGGCCAATGCCAACCTTGCACCCGACGCCAATGAAACCCATGCTTTTCTGCGGGCCCTTGATGAGCTGCGAACTGTGCCAATGGCGCAGTCGGGCACTTTATCAGGGGCGTCCGGACTGGATCAGGTCATGCAGACACTGGAAGCCAGGACTTCCACCAGTACCTTGATGCTCAACACCGAAAGCCATTCCATGCTGGTGGCAAAAATCGTCGACGGCGAGTCGATTGCCTACCGCTTCTACGATCCGAATTTCGGTGTCTTCGGATTTGACCAGGCGCAGGACCTGCACCGTGCTCTTGAGCAGTTTCTGAGCATTCCTGAGCTGGCCAAACTCTATGAGATCAGTCACCTGACGGAAGCGACGTTCAACCTCGTCGACCTCAATGGCCCACGTATCGCCGATCTGGCGCTGCCGTCGCAGATCAATGTGTCGGGTTTGCTGAGCCATGATCCGATCAGCACCGGTGTAACGGTGGCACCATGGGAACATCACGCTGCGTTACGGGCCCGTTCATTGGCGGAAAACGCCCGACTGGGGCGTGGACTGAACGAACTGGACGCCCGTCACTGGGCGCAGCAGATTCAGCACAGCGCTGATCGCCTCCACGCGGAAAGTAACCTTGGGCGAGACTTTGTTCCGGTGTTCGACAGTGTGCGAGAGGTATCGGGTGGACACTATGAAATCAGCCTGGTCAATCTCAAGGACCCCACGCTCACCGTCAGAGTGTCAAGCACCGACGGAGTTCTGTCGCGGATCCGCTCCTACCTGACGGAGACCTTCCAGACGCTGTCGGTCAAGCCGTCCATACCGGGCAAGGTTGACCCGACCGATGTCAGCGCCGTGCATACCTTGAATGCGGCTTTTACGGTTCAGGCGCTGCTGGTGGCGCTCCAGTCCCATGAGCAAATCAGCGACATCAATGAAGACCGGAGCCTGACGACTGCCGTGCGAATGCACGGGTACCTCAGTTACGCGCAACTGGCCCATGGCAATCTGCTCGACATCGTGGATCTGGTCAAACTGTTCAGGGTGGCGTTAAACGATGCACCGCTGGTGGCCCGGACCACCTCCTCGGTGGTGGTCAATGCGCTGGGACATATTGCCCGGGATGGTTTGGCCACGGTGATGCAACTGGCGACTCTGGGTTTCGATATCTATCTGCTGGCCAATGCCAAGGACGATCTGCAACAGGCGCAATACGGCACACAGTTGGCGTTCGATTCGGCGGGGTTGGCACTGTCTGTGGCCGGCATAGGCGCCGGCCTGGCCGGTGCCAGTACGGCGGCTGCGTTTCTTGGCGGGGCCGGTGTGATACTGGGCGGGTTGGCCATTGGCGTGAGCGCGCTGGTCGAAGGGTTCAACGGCACATTGGAGCGAGGACGGCGGATCGGTCAGTACCTGAACCGCGTCGATAAGGCGTATCGCTCGGGCGGTCACTCGATCAGGGAGGGCGTGTTTTATCCGAACCCTTATGCGCTCATCCGCGAGATTGATTTACGCAACCAGCGACTGACGTTCGGCAGTCAGGAAATTTTATCGGCCAACACCTCTGCGCTGCACCCGCCGAATCACAATCTTGATCGTTCGAAAGCCATCAACATTCGACAACACCTCGAGTTGCCGGAGCATGCGGCTATTGGCGATTTGACGACCTTTCAGGCCATTGTCCTGCCGTGTGTGGCCAACACCTGGTTCGGTTTCGATTACTCGGCCCTGCCGTTTTCGACCACGCGTTCCGAGCATTTTGAAACTGCGCTGAAGCTGGAGTACGACGCAGCAGGCAATCGCCAGTTCTGGTTTACCTTTTACAAGTTCCCCTCCGAATACATCATGCGAGACTTGAATCCGATAGAAGGCGAGACGACGATCAGTGTCTTGCTGGATCAGGAGCCGCGTTCGTTGCTGGTGCCCGAGCTGCCCAAGATGTTGCACGGCAAGCTGTCTTACAGGATTGAAGGGGTGGGTGGTCATTGCGCGCTGACACTCACTCCGGGCGTGCGTTCGGTCAATCTGTCACTGGCACAGAAGGCTCGCCCCATGGCCTGGACGCTGCGTGCGCTCTGGTTGAGCGAAGAGGATATCGTTGTCGGCGAAGGCCTTTTGAAGGTAGGGGCTGTCGACGTTCACGTCATGGGTACGCCTGAATTGGTTATCCAGACTTCGCATCACTCGTTTCGAGTTGACTGGGCGAAACAGCAATTGCTGCTCGAAGAGCTGGAGAGCGACCCGACTGTCGACACGGCGAATATCCAGGCCCGAGTCAGGAAACTGGCCCGCGCCAATCGTTTGGCCAGCCCGTTCACAGCGGTACAGAATTTCCCGGTTCCGTTCGCAGACCCACAAGAACCACAACTCACCACGGCTTTTTATGAGCAGGCCCGTGATCGTTTTATCTACGCTCGCGACCTCCCATCAGCACTGGCGAACCAAGCCAGGCTGGGCGCGGTTATGGGTGGGCAGGCGTATTTCTATTGCTCCCGGGAAGCACTCATCTGGCGCTCTGACGTGGTCACCGGGCGGGTCAATCGATTCTATAGGCTGATGGAACCGGTGCCCGGTTCGAGCATTTCGGTGTTCCAGGTCCTGGGGCAGGGGGTCATTCGGATTGTCCAGCAAGTGACCCAGCGCACTGGGCGTGAAGCCGAGGTGGTTTACCTGTTGGGTGAGGACGAAGTCTTGCTGCTGGCGATTGCAGGTCATCTGACCGACCGTCAGCAAGACCTGCTGCTCAAGAGCGCCATGCCAGGGTGGTCGAACTTCTTGTGGGATTACGAACTGCTGGTCAAGGACTCGAAACTTTGGCCTTTGACCCAAGTGAAAGTCGTGGATTATCAGCCAGCGGCGTTTGTCTCGATAACACCTTTGACACAGGGCAGAAAGGATCCGGTCAGCACGTGGGTCCGTGCTGCCGATGGCCTGGTGATTCGTCCCAATGTGCCGCAGGTTGAGGGGTCGGGCGGCGCGGTCAGCCCGATGTTGCTGACACCCGCGACCAGCACGGGCGATACCGTCCTGTTCTTTGACAAGCGCAATCGGACCCTCTATCGCCAGAAGATCGGGATGACCGTCACCGGTGTGGATGCCCAGGCTGAGCCTATCGGGCCCTGGAATGTGATTGAAATCATCGCCAATGAAAAACGCTACGTTGCGTTGACCAGGGACGGGCTGTATTTCGATATCAACGAGCAAGGGCAGTCGCAGCTGGCCGGAGTCAACGAAGACTGGCTGTAG